In the genome of Oceanococcus sp. HetDA_MAG_MS8, the window TGCACTTCCATGGCAGCGACAGTGGGACACGGGTGGACTATGAAGTTTATTTTCGCTGTCCAATCCCCTTACTCGGCAGGCTGATCGCACGCCAGCTCAAACAATCCTTCAATCGCCAGATCGGCCCCTGGTCTGAGGCCCTTCAAGCAACAACATGAGCTCCGAGCTGCTGCTGTTGCGTCATGCCAAAAGTGACTGGAATTCCCAGGCACGCAGCGACGCTTTGCGACCCTTAAACCCCCGCGGGCGGCGTGCAGCACCACAAATGGGAGCCTTTATCGCCGCGAATAATTGGCTCCCCGACCGCGTTCTATGCTCACCCGCTTTGCGCACGCGGCAAACTCTGGACGGCGTCGCTCAGGAACTGCCCTGCCCACTCCCCACCATCTGGGACGAAGCCATTTATGCAGCGAGCCTGCAAGCTCTGCTCCAATGCTTAAGCGACCATTGGCACCCTGGAGAGCGCATGCTGCTGGTGGGCCATAACCCCGGCCTGGAAGAGCTGCTATGCCACGCACTGCCGCAGAGCGACTGGCCGCCGGGCCCCAAACGTATGCCGACCTGCGCTCTTGCTCGTTTGGCCTGGGAGCCCACCCAGCTGACGCAGTCGGGTAGCGCTATGTTGTTGCACTGGCAACCGGTCAAGGCCCTCACCAACGCATGAATACCCCGCGCAGTCCCGTTACCCATTTCGCGCTGATTACCTGCGGGCTGATGTTTGTACTGCAGGGCTTTGGCGGCGGCCAGGACGTACTCTTACGCCATTTGGCCTTGTGGCCCAGCCTCAGCGCCACAGCTGGGCCAGAGTGGCCAAGCTTTGCCCCCTGGCAGCTACTGAGTTACGCCCTACTCCATGGCAGTGGCTTGCACTTGTTCTTTAATTTGTTCGGCCTATGGATGTTTGGCCGCCCCGTAGAGTGGGCCATTGGCAGCCAAAGGATGGCGTTTTATGTCGGTTTAGGCATTATCGGCGCCGGCCTATGCCAACTGGGAGCTTTGAGTCTGGAGGGTCGGCATGTGCCCACAATCGGCATCTCCGGAGGTGTGATGGCGCTACTGCCGGCGTTTGCACTGCTCTACCCACGGGCCAAGATCATGCTGCTCTTTCCGCCGATCCCCCTGCCGGCGCCCATCTTCGTATTGCTCTATGCAGGGCTGGAATTGGGCCTAGGCGCCACCGGCGCTCGCACCGGCATTGCCCACTTCGCCCATCTGGGCGGAATGTTGGCAGGCGCCATTGTACTGGCCGTGTGGTACTTCAACGGCGAGCTGCGCCCGCGCCGACTCCCCGAGTCCTGAGCTGACAACATGGCGCATGTCTACTTAGCCGCACTGGTCATCCTAGGCCTAGGCTTGGTGTTTCTGTGGACCGATCCACGCAGCCGCAGCAGTCAGGCTCTGGCCGGCAGTTTGGTATTCAGCGGATTGAGCATTGCGCTGAATAGCTGGTTGTATGCGGGAGGCACGCAGGATGCAGCCGCCGGCCTGGGACGCTGGGTCGCCACTCTGGACGCCCTGGCCATTTGGTTGGCTTTTGCCTGGGCGCGCCAGCTGCGTCGCACCCTGCCGCAGCACAGCGGCATGAACACCCGCTTTGGCGACCGTCTGCTCACTCTAGGCAGCCTGAGCGTCGGGGTGTACTGGCTGTTATCGCTGAGTTTCCCTCAGCAACGGGCAGACTCTTTTCTCAACGCCTTTAGCGTGGATCGCGTCACCAGTGATTTTTGGTTTTTTGTGTTCAGCCTGCCGCTGGAATTCGCCTCCTTAGCTGCTCTCGGCGCCATGTTGCTCCTCCTCCGGCGCCCTATTGACCGCGCCGAGAAGAAGCGCCTCTTGGCCATGTGCCTCGCCATGCCGGTGATGCTCAGCGGGCTGGTATTGCCCATCGCTTTTGCCCCCTTCGTCACCGTGAGCGGCGCACTCATACTGCTGATTGGGGCTACGCAATACCACGTAGAACAGGGGCGACGAAGTGAGTTCTTAGGGCGATTTTTGTCACCCAGCGTGGCCGGATTAGTGCGCGACCGCGGCCTGGAGGCCATGCGCCGTGAAACCCGCACGGTGAGCGTGCTGCATTGTGATATCCGCGGATTTACCAAGCGCTGCCAGGATCTCAGCTCCGAAGAAATTCTGGATCTGCTCCGCCAGTTTTATGCCGTTGTGGGCCGTTGCTGCGAGACCTATGAGGCGACGATCAAGGACTACGCTGGTGACGGCGTCATGGTCTTGGTCGGCGCACCTTTGCCCATTGAGAATCCTGGCAGTCGCGCCATGCAACTGGCGCAAGCCTTGCATGAAGAGTGCGCACCCCTACTGCGGGCTTGGAGCCGCCCTAGTAGCCCCCTAGGCTTGGCCGTCGGGGTCGCCACCGGGCCGGTGACTCTGGGCGTTATTGGTGCACTTCGCTTGGAGTACGTTGCCGTGGGGTCGACAGTGAACTTAGCCGCCCGTTTGTGCGAGTCGGCCGGTGCCGATGAAACCCTGACCGATAGCGCTGCGCTGAAGCATTTGGTGCCACGCACTCTAACCCTGAAGGGTTTTGCCAAAGACGTTGCCGCTTACTCCACCCGCGCAGCTGTCTGAACTGCCGCCTGGGGCTTGCTGCGGACGCGGGCTGGCACCAGGGCGCCCGGAGCTGACCAATCTTGTTGAAGCTCCCACAGGGGTTGTCGCTGCCGGCCCTGCAAATAGTCGTGATGAAACTTGATCAGGCCTTCCTGCCCGGCCTCGTTGCGCACCTCTAAGTAGAACCCGCCCAAGCCTTTGGTATGACCATATCGGCGTGTTTCCACGCCCAATACCGTCAATGGCTCGTCGGCGAACAGCGGGAAAGAGCGCCACTTGCTGGGCGTGTACAAACGATGATTGGGCTCCAAACCGGCGCTGCGAACGCGTAACACTTGCCCGACCAAGCTGCGTGCAAAGCTTAGGGTTTGCAAAAAGTACACGCGTCCCACTGACTGCAAATGCAAAAAGGGCCCTTCATCAGCGTGCGCGCTGGTATCCATAGCGTACACATAGCTGCAGTCCTCGAGCTGTGCCGGGAACCAGCGCTCCCCCTGAGCGTAGAAATAGGCCCCGCTCAACACGCCCTGGCGCCCCCCATAGCCGGCGGACAAGGGCTCGGCAAGCAAGCTGGGGCGGCGGCGCCAAAGCACAAAATCACCATCCAGCAAACTGTCGCTCAAGACCGGGAATGCGAAGCGTACTCCGGCGAGTTGCGCAAAGTTGCACTCTTGCTCCGGTGGCAGCAGCCGGGGTTCTGGTAGGGAACCGGAGTCCGCTGCCACTGGTCGCATCAGCATTGCCACCAGTAGAATGGTGGCCCATGCGACTCCCCAAGCTGACCTTAAAGCCATGTTGAATGCCGACACCGAAATCGTAAAGCTCAATCGAGAGGTTATCGCGGTCTTGGTGCCCGATGGGCAAAAAGTGCGCATTCCTCCTGGCACCCAATGTGGCATCACGCAAGCTCTAGGCGGGAGTTTTACTGTGTACATCGAAGGGCGTCTATTTCGTGTTAACGGCGAAGATGCCGATGCCTTGGGCAAACCGCATCCGCCACGGATTTCCCTACCCGCGGACGCGGATGAAGACGAAGTGGAGCGCATTGTTTGGCAACAGCTCAAGACCTGTTACGACCCAGAGATTCCAGTGGATATTGTTGAACTGGGCCTTATCTACAAATGCAGAGTCGAGCCACTGGGTCATGACCAGCGCAAGGTCAGCGTAGAAATGACGCTCACAGCACCGGGGTGCGGCATGGGCGATGTGTTGGTGGCTGATGTGCGGCACAAGCTCGAACAAATTCCCACCGTGACGGACACCTCCGTGGAGTTGGTTTTCGACCCACCCTGGAACCAATCCATGATGAGCGAAGCAGCGCGTCTGCAAACAGGCATGTACTACTAGGCGCATCGCCCATGGAGGCGGCCGGAGATAAGGACAAGGCCGAGTGGATGAGGCCTAGTCTATTGTGACCAACCCCACCGAACTACGACTCGGGTTAAAGTAATGCCGGGCGCCAAGCACTAGGCTGGCAAAGACACCCGAGGGGACGAAACCATGGCGAGAAAACTGCCGATTACTGATGCGGCTTGGCTCATGCTGGAGAACCGCGAGCGACCCATGCACGTGGGCGGCCTGCAGCTATTTGAGTTGCCCAAAGATGCGCCACCGCATTTCTTACATCAAGTGGCGGAAGAGTTTCGCGCCGGCACCCTTGTAAAACGCCCGTTCAACCAGCGTCTCAAAACCCCATATTCGTCCACGGGCAGCTTCCAGTGGGTGGAAGACACCGACTTTGACCTGGACTACCACTTTCGCCACTCGGCTCTGCCTGAGCCGGGTCGTGTTCGGGAACTGCTAAGCCTAGTGTCACGCCTCCACTCTTCCCTGCTAGACCGACACCGTCCGCTGTGGGAATGTCATCTCATCGAGGGCTTAGAAGGCAATCGTTTCGCCGTCTACACCAAGATTCACCACTCCGTGGTGGATGGTGTGGCGGCCATGAAACTGGCAATGAGTTCGTTTACCGAAAATGCCAAGAGCCGCGACC includes:
- a CDS encoding histidine phosphatase family protein, with the translated sequence MSSELLLLRHAKSDWNSQARSDALRPLNPRGRRAAPQMGAFIAANNWLPDRVLCSPALRTRQTLDGVAQELPCPLPTIWDEAIYAASLQALLQCLSDHWHPGERMLLVGHNPGLEELLCHALPQSDWPPGPKRMPTCALARLAWEPTQLTQSGSAMLLHWQPVKALTNA
- a CDS encoding rhomboid family intramembrane serine protease encodes the protein MNTPRSPVTHFALITCGLMFVLQGFGGGQDVLLRHLALWPSLSATAGPEWPSFAPWQLLSYALLHGSGLHLFFNLFGLWMFGRPVEWAIGSQRMAFYVGLGIIGAGLCQLGALSLEGRHVPTIGISGGVMALLPAFALLYPRAKIMLLFPPIPLPAPIFVLLYAGLELGLGATGARTGIAHFAHLGGMLAGAIVLAVWYFNGELRPRRLPES
- a CDS encoding adenylate/guanylate cyclase domain-containing protein, which codes for MAHVYLAALVILGLGLVFLWTDPRSRSSQALAGSLVFSGLSIALNSWLYAGGTQDAAAGLGRWVATLDALAIWLAFAWARQLRRTLPQHSGMNTRFGDRLLTLGSLSVGVYWLLSLSFPQQRADSFLNAFSVDRVTSDFWFFVFSLPLEFASLAALGAMLLLLRRPIDRAEKKRLLAMCLAMPVMLSGLVLPIAFAPFVTVSGALILLIGATQYHVEQGRRSEFLGRFLSPSVAGLVRDRGLEAMRRETRTVSVLHCDIRGFTKRCQDLSSEEILDLLRQFYAVVGRCCETYEATIKDYAGDGVMVLVGAPLPIENPGSRAMQLAQALHEECAPLLRAWSRPSSPLGLAVGVATGPVTLGVIGALRLEYVAVGSTVNLAARLCESAGADETLTDSAALKHLVPRTLTLKGFAKDVAAYSTRAAV
- the sufT gene encoding putative Fe-S cluster assembly protein SufT codes for the protein MLNADTEIVKLNREVIAVLVPDGQKVRIPPGTQCGITQALGGSFTVYIEGRLFRVNGEDADALGKPHPPRISLPADADEDEVERIVWQQLKTCYDPEIPVDIVELGLIYKCRVEPLGHDQRKVSVEMTLTAPGCGMGDVLVADVRHKLEQIPTVTDTSVELVFDPPWNQSMMSEAARLQTGMYY